In one window of Saccharomyces paradoxus chromosome VII, complete sequence DNA:
- the BGL2 gene encoding glucan 1,3-beta-glucosidase (Endo-beta-1,3-glucanase~similar to YGR282C), producing the protein MRFSTTLATAATALFFTASQVSAIGELAFNLGVKNNDGTCKSTSDYETELQALKSYTSTVKVYAASDCNTLQNLGPAAEAEGFTIFVGVWPTDDSHYAAEKAALQTYLPKIKESTVAGFLVGSEALYRDDLTASELSDKINDVRSVVADISDSDGKSYSGKQVGTVDSWNVLVAGYNSAVIEASDFVMANAFSYWQGQTMQNASYSFFDDIMQALQVIQSTKGSTDITFWVGETGWPTDGTNFESSYPSVDNAKQFWKEGICSMRAWGVNVIVFEAFDEDWKPNTSGTSDVEKHWGVFTSSDNLKYSLDCDFS; encoded by the coding sequence ATGCGTTTCTCTACTACACTCGCTACTGCAGCTACTGCGCTATTTTTCACAGCTTCCCAAGTTTCAGCTATTGGTGAATTAGCTTTCAACTTGGGTGTTAAGAACAACGATGGTACTTGTAAGTCCACTTCCGACTACGAAACTGAATTACAAGCCCTAAAGAGCTACACTTCCACCGTCAAAGTTTACGCTGCCTCAGATTGTAACACTTTGCAAAATTTGGGTCCTGCTGCTGAGGCTGAGGGATTTACCATCTTTGTTGGTGTTTGGCCAACAGACGATAGTCATTACGCTGCTGAAAAGGCTGCTTTGCAAACCTATTTGccaaaaattaaagaatcCACTGTTGCTGGTTTCTTGGTTGGTTCCGAAGCCTTATACCGTGACGATTTGACTGCTTCCGAACTATCTGATAAAATCAACGATGTCCGTAGTGTCGTGGCTGACATTTCCGATTCTGATGGAAAGTCTTATTCTGGTAAGCAAGTCGGTACCGTCGATTCCTGGAATGTTTTGGTTGCCGGTTACAATTCTGCCGTTATTGAAGCTTCCGATTTTGTTATGGCTAACGCTTTCTCTTATTGGCAAGGTCAAACCATGCAAAATGCCTCTTACTCATTCTTTGATGACATTATGCAAGCTTTACAAGTTATTCAATCCACTAAAGGTTCCACTGATATTACCTTCTGGGTTGGTGAGACCGGTTGGCCAACCGATGGTACCAACTTTGAAAGTTCTTACCCATCTGTTGACAACGCTAAACAATTCTGGAAAGAAGGTATCTGTTCTATGAGAGCTTGGGGTGTTAACGTTATTGTCTTTGAAGCCTTTGATGAAGATTGGAAGCCAAACACCTCTGGTACCTCTGATGTCGAAAAGCACTGGGGTGTTTTTACTTCAAGTGACAATTTGAAATACTCTTTGGACTGTGACTTTTCATGA
- the UPA1 gene encoding putative methyltransferase (methyltransferase~similar to YGR283C): MTVKHKSENVKNEERAAKKAKRGLLKLKNIMDVESDVIKYSICIPTTVINNCNNLEQVTFAVYQIARTAVLFNVQEIIVLDLSQDEKHEKKSRSKKTISDCLLLATLLQYFVTPPNLLDTTFKKKNRLYLKCASTFPPLRQLPFMNESAEQPYTEGLSITQETSEGKADKNLTNLVYIGKDQIITLSNQNIPKTVRVTVDTKRKEVVSARDAYKGKPLGYHVRMANTLNEVSEGYTKIVWANSGDFHYDEELSKYHKAETKLPYITKIKKSSASETACSILLIFGKWDHLKRCFRRSDLESSALHHYFSGQLQFPGTVLQGNIPVQDSLPIALTMLQHWAS, translated from the coding sequence atgacagTAAAACATAAATCCGAAAATGTCAAGAACGAAGAGAGGGCGGCCAAAAAGGCAAAGCGAGGCCTGCTGaaactaaaaaatatcatggATGTAGAATCCGATGTGATCAAATATTCGATATGCATACCGACAACTGTTATCAACAATTGCAATAATTTGGAACAAGTCACTTTTGCTGTATATCAAATAGCTAGGACAGCTGTTTTGTTCAATGTTCAAGAAATCATAGTCCTAGACCTGTCACAGGATGAAAAGcacgaaaaaaaatcaaggtcaaagaaaactatcTCAGATTGTTTACTACTTGCTACTCTATTACAATATTTTGTGACACCTCCAAATTTACTGGATACTAcattcaagaagaaaaacaggTTATATTTAAAGTGTGCATCTACCTTCCCGCCATTACGGCAGCTGCCTTTTATGAATGAATCCGCCGAACAACCATACACGGAAGGTTTATCCATTACACAAGAAACCTCAGAGGGAAAAGCagataaaaatttaacaAATTTGGTGTACATAGGAAAAGACCAaattattacattatcGAATCAAAATATCCCCAAAACTGTACGTGTAACGGTTGATACGAAGCGGAAAGAGGTAGTTTCAGCGAGAGATGCTTACAAAGGAAAGCCGCTCGGCTACCATGTTCGAATGGCAAATACTCTAAATGAAGTGTCCGAAGGTTACACAAAGATCGTTTGGGCCAACAGCGGTGACTTCCACTACGACGAGGAATTGTCGAAGTACCACAAGGCAGAAACAAAGCTACCATACATCacaaagataaaaaaaagttcagcATCAGAAACAGCCTGCAGCATCCTGCTTATCTTTGGGAAATGGGACCATTTAAAGCGTTGCTTCAGGAGATCCGACTTAGAATCTTCTGCTTTGCACCATTACTTTTCAGGCCAACTGCAATTCCCTGGTACTGTATTGCAGGGAAATATACCAGTCCAAGATAGCCTACCGATAGCTCTTACCATGCTCCAGCACTGGGCCAGTTGA
- the ERV29 gene encoding protein ERV29 (Protein localized to COPII-coated vesicles~similar to YGR284C), whose product MSYRGPTGNFGGMPMSSSQGPYSGGAQFRSNQNQSSSGILKQWKHSFEKFASRIEGLTDNAIVYKLKPYIPSLSRFFIVATFYEDSFRILSQWSDQIFYLNKWKHYPYFFVVVFLVIVTISMLIGASLLVLRKQTNYATGVLCACVISQALVYGLFTGSSFVLRNFSVIGGLLIAFSDSIVQNKTTFGMLPELNSKNDKAKGYLLFAGRILIVLMFIAFTFSKSWFTVVLTIIGTICFAIGYKTKFASIMLGLILTFYNITLNNYWFYNNTKRDFLKYEFYQNLSIIGGLLLVTNTGAGELSVDEKKKIY is encoded by the coding sequence ATGTCTTACAGAGGACCTACTGGAAATTTTGGCGGTATGCCAATGTCATCATCGCAAGGACCATACTCTGGTGGTGCGCAATTTAGATCAAATCAGAACCAATCCTCTTCCGGCATCTTAAAACAATGGAAGCactcttttgaaaagtttgcCTCCAGGATTGAGGGACTTACTGACAACGCAATTGTTTATAAATTGAAGCCTTACATTCCAAGCTTGTCaagatttttcattgtGGCCACCTTTTATGAGGATTCGTTTAGGATCCTATCACAGTGGTCggatcaaattttttatctgAATAAGTGGAAACACTATCCATACTTCTTTGTCGTTGTGTTCCTTGTGATTGTTACAATTTCCATGTTGATTGGTGCCAGTTTGTTGGTTTTGAGAAAGCAAACCAATTATGCCACCGGTGTGTTGTGTGCTTGCGTTATTTCTCAAGCCTTAGTCTATGGGTTGTTTACGGGTTCATCATTTGTGTTAAGAAACTTCAGTGTTATTGGTGGGTTATTGATTGCATTCAGCGATTCCATTGTTCAAAACAAGACAACGTTCGGTATGCTTCCTGAATTAAACAGCAAAAACGACAAAGCAAAGGGTTACCTATTGTTTGCCGGTAGAATTTTAATTGTTTTAATGTTTATCGCCTTCACATTCAGTAAATCATGGTTTACTGTTGTTTTGACCATTATCGGCACAATATGTTTTGCCATTGGTTACAAGACAAAATTTGCATCCATTATGTTAGGTTTGATCTTGACTTTTTACAATATCACTCTAAACAATTACTGGTTTTATAACAATACTAAGAGAGATTTCTTGAAGTATGAGTTTTACCAGAACTTAAGCATCATTGGTGGCCTATTATTAGTTACTAATACTGGCGCTGGTGAATTATctgttgatgaaaagaagaagatttacTAG
- the ZUO1 gene encoding zuotin (Ribosome-associated chaperone~similar to YGR285C): MFSLPTLTSDITVEVNSSATKTPFVRRPVEPVGKFFLQHAQRTLRNHTWSEFERIEAEKNVTTVDESNVDPDELLFDTELADEDLLTHDARDWKTADLYAAMGLSKLRFRATESQIIKAHRKQVVKYHPDKQSAAGGSLDQDGFFKIIQKAFETLTDSNKRAQYDSCDFVADVLPPKKGTDYDFYEAWGPVFEAEARFSKKTPAPPLGNKDSSKKEVEQFYAFWHRFDSWRTFEFLDEDVPDDSSNRDHKRYIERKNKAARDKKKTADNARLVKLVERAVSEDPRIKLFKEEEKKEKERKKWEREAGARAEAEAKAKAEAEAKAKAESEAKANASAKADKKKAKEAAKAAKKKNKRTIRNSAKEVDYFGDADKATTIDEQIGLIVDSLNDEELVSTADKIKANAAGAKEALKESANAVVDSGKLPSSLLSYFV, from the coding sequence ATGTTTTCTTTACCAACCCTAACCTCAGACATCACTGTTGAAGTCAACAGTTCTGCTACCAAGACCCCTTTCGTCCGCCGTCCGGTCGAACCAGTTGGTAAGTTCTTTTTGCAACATGCTCAAAGAACTTTGAGAAACCACACCTGGTCTGAATTCGAAAGAATTGAAGCTGAAAAGAACGTCACAACTGTTGATGAATCAAATGTTGACCCAGATGAATTGTTATTCGACACTGAATTGGCCGATGAAGATCTATTAACTCACGATGCTAGAGACTGGAAAACCGCCGATTTGTACGCTGCTATGGGTTTGTCTAAGCTACGTTTCAGAGCTACTGAAAGTCAAATCATCAAGGCTCACAGAAAACAAGTCGTCAAGTACCATCCAGACAAGCAATCTGCTGCTGGTGGTAGTTTGGATCAAGATGGCTTCTTCAAGATTATTCAAAAGGCTTTTGAAACTTTAACTGATTCCAACAAGAGGGCTCAATACGACTCATGTGACTTCGTTGCTGATGTCCTTCCACCAAAGAAGGGTACTGATTATGACTTCTACGAAGCTTGGGGTCCTGTTTTCGAAGCTGAAGCTCGTTTCTCCAAGAAAACTCCTGCTCCACCTCTAGGTAACAAGGATTCTTCCAAGAAGGAAGTCGAACAATTCTATGCTTTCTGGCACAGATTTGATTCTTGGAGaacttttgaattcttGGACGAAGATGTCCCAGACGACTCTTCCAACAGAGACCACAAGCGTTACATTGAGAGAAAGAACAAGGCCGCAAgagacaagaaaaaaaccgCTGACAATGCTAGATTGGTCAAACTTGTCGAAAGAGCTGTCAGCGAAGATCCTCGTatcaaattgttcaaagaagaagagaagaaggaaaaggaaagaaaaaaatgggaaagAGAAGCCGGTGCCAGAGCTGAAGCTGAAGCTAAGGCCAAGGCCGAGGCTGAAGCCAAGGCTAAGGCTGAATCTGAAGCCAAGGCCAACGCCTCTGCTAAAGCtgacaaaaagaaggctAAGGAAGCTGCCAAGGCTGctaagaagaagaacaagagaaCTATTCGTAACTCCGCCAAGGAAGTCGACTACTTTGGTGATGCTGACAAGGCCACCACCATTGACGAGCAAATTGGTTTGATCGTTGACAGTTTgaatgatgaagagttAGTGTCCACTGCTGATAAGATCAAGGCCAATGCTGCTGGTGCCAAGGAAGCTTTGAAAGAATCTGCAAATGCTGTTGTCGATTCTGGCAAACTGCCATCCAGTTTGTTGTCTTACTTCGTCTGA
- the BIO2 gene encoding biotin synthase (Biotin synthase~similar to YGR286C) produces the protein MMSTICRHFSTARPALTKYATNAAIKSATASSEASPLGALQYALSLEEPKHSWTKSQLKEIYHTPLLELTHAAQLQHRKWHDPTKVQLCTLMNIKSGGCSEDCKYCAQSSRNDTGLKAEKMVKVDEVIKEAEEAKKNGSTRFCLGAAWRDMKGRKSAMKRIQEMVTKVNDMGLETCVTLGMVDQDQAKQLKDAGLTAYNHNIDTSREHYSKVITTRTYDDRLQTIKNVQESGIKACTGGILGLGESEDDHIGFIYTLSNMSPHPESLPINRLVAIKGTPMAEELADPKSKKLQFDEILRTIATARIVMPKAIIRLAAGRYTMKETEQFVCFMAGCNSIFTGKKMLTTMCNGWDEDKAMLAKWGLQPMEAFKYDRS, from the coding sequence ATGATGTCAACTATCTGCCGTCACTTCTCTACCGCTAGACCGGCCCTTACTAAATATGCAACCAATGCCGCAATTAAATCGGCAACTGCATCCTCAGAAGCTAGTCCTTTGGGTGCTCTACAATATGCATTGTCGTTAGAAGAACCAAAACATTCGTGGACAAAATCgcaattgaaagaaatttatcACACCCCACTGCTTGAGCTTACTCATGCAGCACAACTGCAGCACAGAAAATGGCACGATCCAACCAAAGTACAACTGTGCACATTGATGAACATCAAATCTGGTGGTTGTTCTGAAGACTGTAAGTACTGTGCGCAGTCTTCGAGAAACGATACCGGGCTAAAGGCTGAGAAAATGGTTAAAGTGGATGAAGTGATCAAAGAGGCAGAAGAGGCTAAGAAGAATGGATCGACCAGATTTTGCCTGGGTGCTGCATGGAGAGACATGAAAGGTCGTAAATCAGCCATGAAAAGAATTCAGGAAATGGTCACAAAAGTGAATGATATGGGGCTAGAAACATGTGTTACTTTGGGTATGGTTGATCAAGACCAGGCAAAGCAATTGAAAGATGCAGGTTTGACCGCGTACAACCATAACATCGACACTTCCAGAGAGCACTACAGTAAGGTCATCACCACGAGAACCTACGACGATAGATTACAGACCATTAAGAACGTCCAAGAATCCGGAATAAAAGCCTGTACCGGTGGTATCTTGGGTCTTGGTGAAAGCGAAGACGACCACATTGGATTCATTTACACATTATCCAATATGTCCCCTCATCCTGAGTCCCTACCAATCAATAGACTTGTTGCCATCAAGGGGACTCCAATGGCCGAGGAACTTGCCGACCCAAAGAGTAAGAAGTTGCAATTcgatgaaattttgagaaCCATCGCAACAGCGAGAATTGTCATGCCAAAAGCTATTATAAGACTTGCTGCTGGTCGTTATACAATGAAAGAAACAGAGCAATTCGTCTGTTTCATGGCCGGTTGTAACAGTATCTTCACCGGTAAGAAAATGCTTACAACCATGTGTAACGGTTGGGATGAAGACAAGGCAATGTTGGCTAAATGGGGATTGCAACCTATGGAAGCGTTCAAGTACGACAGATCTTAA
- the IMA1 gene encoding oligo-1,6-glucosidase IMA1 (Major isomaltase (alpha-1,6-glucosidase/alpha-methylglucosidase)~similar to YGR287C), with protein MTISSAHPETEPKWWKEATIYQIYPASFKDSNNDGWGDMKGIASKLEYIKELGADAIWISPFYDSPQDDMGYDIANYEKVWPTYGTNEDCFALIEKTHKLGMKFITDLVINHCSSEHEWFKESRSSKTNPKRDWFFWRPPKGYDAEGKPIPPNNWKSYFGGSAWTFDEKTQEFYLRLFCSTQPDLNWESEECRKAIYESAVGYWLDHGVDGFRIDVGSLYSKVVGLPDAPVVDKSSTWQSSDPYTLNGPRIHEFHQEMNKFIRDRVKDGREIMTVGEMQHASDETKKLYTSASRHELGELFNFSHTDVGTSPLFRYNLVPFELKDWKVALAELFRYINGTDCWSTIYLENHDQPRSITRFGDDSSKNRVISGKLLSVLLSALTGTLYVYQGQELGQINFKNWPVQKYEDVEIRNNYKAIKEEHGENSEEMKKFLEAIALISRDHARTPMQWSREEPNAGFSGPNAKPWFYLNESFREGINVEDEVKDPSSVLNFWKEALKFRKAHKDITVYGYDFEFIDMDNKKLFSFTKKYDNKSLFAALNFSSDAIDFTIPNDNSSFKLEFGNYPKKEVDASSRTLKPWEGRIYISE; from the coding sequence ATGACTATTTCTTCTGCGCACCCAGAAACAGAACCTAAGTGGTGGAAAGAGGCCACCATCTATCAGATTTACCCAGCAAGTTTCAAAGACTCCAACAACGATGGATGGGGTGACATGAAGGGTATTGCCTCCAAGTTGGAGTACATCAAAGAGCTTGGCGCCGATGCCATTTGGATCTCGCCATTCTACGACTCGCCACAAGATGACATGGGTTACGACATTGCCAACTACGAGAAAGTGTGGCCAACCTACGGTACCAATGAGGACTGCTTTGCCCTGATCGAAAAGACACACAAGCTTGGTATGAAGTTCATCACCGACTTGGTCATCAACCACTGCTCCAGCGAGCATGAATGGTTTAAGGAAAGCAGATCCTCAAAGACCAACCCAAAACGTGACTGGTTCTTCTGGAGACCTCCTAAGGGCTACGACGCTGAAGGCAAGCCAATTCCTCCAAACAACTGGAAGTCCTATTTTGGCGGTTCCGCATGGACGTTCGATGAGAAGACGCAAGAATTTTACTTGCGTTTGTTTTGTTCTACTCAGCCTGATCTCAACTGGGAAAGTGAAGAGTGTAGAAAGGCAATCTACGAAAGTGCTGTTGGATATTGGTTGGACCATGGTGTTGACGGTTTCAGAATCGATGTGGGAAGCTTGTATTCCAAGGTAGTCGGTTTACCAGATGCTCCTGTTGTTGATAAAAGCTCGACCTGGCAATCAAGTGATCCATACACCTTGAATGGTCCACGTATTCACGAGTTCCATCAAGAAATGAACAAGTTTATCAGAGACAGAGTTAAGGATGGCAGAGAGATTATGACGGTTGGTGAAATGCAACATGCCTCCGACGAAACCAAGAAACTGTACACGAGTGCTTCAAGACACGAGCTTGGTGAGTTGTTCAACTTCTCTCATACTGATGTTGGGACATCTCCCTTATTCCGTTACAATTTAGTCCCATTTGAGTTGAAGGATTGGAAGGTTGCCCTTGCAGAGCTTTTCAGATACATCAACGGGACAGACTGTTGGTCAACAATTTATCTGGAAAACCACGACCAACCTCGTTCTATCACGAGATTTGGTGACGATTCTTCAAAGAATCGTGTAATTTCTGGTAAGTTATTGTCTGTGTTATTAAGTGCTTTGACCGGTACTCTGTATGTGTACCAAGGGCAAGAGTTGGGCcaaatcaatttcaagaactGGCCTGTTCAAAAGTACGAGGACGTTGAAATCAGAAACAACTACAAGGCAATCAAGGAGGAGCATGGGGAAAACTCAGAGGAGATGAAGAAGTTTTTAGAAGCCATTGCCCTTATCTCCAGAGACCATGCCAGAACACCTATGCAGTGGTCGCGTGAAGAGCCAAATGCCGGATTTTCTGGTCCTAATGCCAAGCCATGGTTTTACTTGAACGAGTCTTTCAGAGAAGGTATTAACGTCGAAGATGAGGTCAAGGACCCCAGCTCAGTTTTGAACTTCTGGAAGGAGGCTTTGAAGTTTAGAAAAGCGCACAAGGACATTACTGTGTACGGCTATGATTTTGAGTTCATTGATATGGACAACAAAAAGCTATTTAGCTTCACTAAGAAGTACGACAACAAATCATTGTTTGCTGCTTTGAACTTTAGCTCTGATGCTATAGACTTTACGATTCCAAACGATAACTCGTCGTTTAAGTTAGAGTTTGGGAACTACCCAAAGAAGGAAGTAGATGCATCTTCCAGAACATTGAAGCCATGGGAAGGAAGAATCTACATCAGCGAATGa
- the MAL13 gene encoding transcription factor MAL13 (MAL-activator protein~similar to YGR288W): MVSRTNAITTTPAMRMKVPKKLIEQCLRLYHDSLYVIWPLLSYDDLHKLLEEKYEDNYVYWFLIALSAATLSDLQTEIKLEDGTSFTGRQLSSLCISSCQQFDDLDNSNIFNIMTYYCLHRSFAQISNTRTSYRLCCEAVSLITVAGLHREEAYVALPFEEQQLRRKLYYLLLMTERYYAIYLHCATSLDATISPPQLEFVSDPRLSLDSFLEMIRIFTIPGKCFFDALAANSASNSCTEESLKKIWKELHTTPSEIEPWSNGYIDISFSRHWIRILAWKLVYLMRGTNFSSNVNNERIPVEIARDMLIDTYLTPENLYDVHGPGIPIKTLEIATALVDIVGQYDHSMKLEAWNVLYDVSKFAFSLNHYNNEMIKRFSTKCQSALITLPISKSLQLDDDSKHDENIIP, from the coding sequence ATGGTAAGCAGGACTAATGCCATCACGACTACTCCGGCGATGCGTATGAAGGTTCCGAAGAAGCTGATCGAGCAGTGCTTGCGGCTTTATCACGATAGTCTATACGTGATCTGGCCTCTACTTTCCTACGATGATCTTCACAAACTTCTAGAGGAGAAATACGAAGACAACTACGTCTATTGGTTTCTGATAGCTTTGTCGGCTGCCACCCTCAGTGATTTGCAAACTGAGATAAAGCTTGAAGACGGTACTTCTTTCACTGGAAGACAGTTATCCAGCCTTTGCATTTCATCGTGCCAACAATTCGACGACCTGGATAATAGCAATATATTCAACATTATGACATACTACTGTTTGCATCGTAGTTTTGCGCAAATATCCAATACGAGAACTTCATACCGGCTTTGTTGTGAAGCTGTTAGTCTAATTACAGTGGCTGGCTTACATCGGGAAGAAGCCTATGTGGCTCTtccatttgaagaacagCAGCTTAGACGGAAGTTGTATTATTTGCTTCTCATGACGGAGAGATACTACGCCATATACCTCCATTGTGCGACAAGTCTGGATGCTACTATATCGCCGCCGCAACTTGAGTTTGTTTCCGATCCTCGGCTTTCTCTGGATAGCTTTCTAGAAATGATTAGGATATTTACCATACCAGGGAaatgtttttttgatgCTTTGGCTGCTAACTCTGCCAGCAATTCCTGCACCGAAGAGTcgctgaagaaaatatggaaaGAACTTCATACAACACCTTCAGAGATAGAGCCGTGGTCTAATGGTTACATAGATATTTCGTTTTCTAGACATTGGATTAGGATACTAGCATGGAAGCTCGTGTATCTAATGAGGGgtacaaatttttcttcgaatGTTAACAATGAGCGCATACCAGTCGAAATCGCTCGGGATATGTTGATAGACACTTACTTGACCCCAGAAAATCTATATGATGTTCACGGTCCTGGGATACCGATCAAAACGCTTGAAATAGCCACTGCTTTGGTGGACATTGTAGGGCAATATGACCATAGTATGAAATTGGAGGCTTGGAATGTTTTGTATGATGTATCCaaatttgctttttccTTAAATCATTACAACAATGAAATGATCAAGAGGTTTTCCACAAAATGTCAGAGTGCCCTAATTACTTTACCCATTTCTAAATCTTTGCAATTAGATGATGATTCCAAGCATGATGAGAACATAATtccttga
- the MAL11 gene encoding alpha-glucoside permease (High-affinity maltose transporter (alpha-glucoside transporter)~similar to YGR289C), giving the protein MKNIISFVNKKNNTLDNRNTSIPGSSSDIIHQRGALNTEDFEEGKKDGVFELGHLEFTTNSAQLVDSDDDNDNAIKVVNAATDEANEANSEEKSMTLRQALRKYPKAALWSILVSTTLVMEGYDTALLSALYALPVFQRKFGTMNAEGSYEISSQWQIGLNMCVLCGEMIGLQITTYMVEFIGNRYTMITALGLLTAYIFILYYCKSLAMIAVGQILSAMPWGCFQSLAVTYASEVCPLALRYYMTSYSNICWLFGQIFASGIMKNSQENLGDSDLGYKLPFALQWIWPAPLIVGIFFAPESPWWLVRKNKIAEAKKSLNRILSGTAAEKEIQVDITLKQIEMTIEKERLLASKSGSFFNCFKGVDGRRTRLACLTWVAQNSSGAVLLGYSTYFFERAGMATDKAFTFSLIQYCLGLAGTLCSWVISGRVGRWTILTYGLAFQMVCLFIIGGMGFASGSNASNGAGGLLLALSFFYNAGIGAVVYCIVAEIPSAELRTKTIVLARICYNLMAVINAILTPYMLNVSDWNWGAKTGLYWGGFTAVTLAWVIIDLPETTGRTFSEINELFNQGVPARKFASTVVDPFERKESQIDPQVDGVINQSSSAMQHGLNEVNEF; this is encoded by the coding sequence atgaAGAATATCATATCATTCgtaaacaagaaaaataatacctTGGATAATAGGAATACTAGCATTCCTGGATCTTCCAGTGATATAATACACCAACGTGGAGCTCTAAATACTGaggattttgaagaaggaaaaaaagatggtGTATTCGAGTTGGGTCACCTGGAGTTCACCACCAATTCAGCTCAATTGGTTGATTCAGAcgatgataatgataatgCAATAAAGGTGGTGAATGCTGCCACTGATGAAGCCAATGAGGCTAACagcgaagaaaaaagcatgACCTTGAGGCAAGCTTTGCGAAAATATCCAAAGGCTGCCTTATGGTCTATTTTAGTGTCCACTACGCTGGTTATGGAGGGTTATGATACTGCGCTTTTGAGTGCACTTTATGCATTGCCAGTTTTCCAGAGGAAGTTCGGTACTATGAATGCGGAAGGCTCCTACGAAATTTCCTCGCAATGGCAAATTGGTTTGAACATGTGTGTTCTTTGTGGTGAAATGATTGGTTTACAGATTACCACTTACATGGTCGAATTCATCGGCAACCGTTATACAATGATTACGGCGCTTGGTTTGTTGACTGCTTATATTTTCATCCTTTACTACTGTAAAAGTTTGGCCATGATCGCTGTAGGGCAAATTCTGTCAGCTATGCCATGGGGCTGCTTCCAGAGTCTGGCTGTTACTTACGCTTCGGAAGTTTGTCCCCTAGCGTTGAGATATTACATGACCAGTTACTCCAATATCTGTTGGTTGTTTGGCCAAATTTTCGCCTCTGGTATTATGAAAAACTCTCAGGAGAACTTGGGAGATTCTGACCTAGGTTACAAATTGCCATTCGCCTTACAATGGATTTGGCCTGCGCCTTTAATTGTTGGTATTTTCTTCGCTCCTGAGTCGCCTTGGTGGCTGGTGAGAAAGAATAAGATTGCGGAGGCCAAAAAGTCCTTGAATAGGATTCTGAGTGGCACTGCTGCTGAGAAGGAGATTCAAGTGGATATTACTTTAAAGCAAATTGAGATGACGATTGAGAAGGAAAGACTTCTGGCATCGAAATCAGGGTCGTTCTTCAACTGTTTCAAGGGCGTTgatggaagaagaacaagacTTGCGTGTTTGACTTGGGTTGCTCAGAATAGCAGCGGTGCCGTTTTACTTGGTTACTCGacatatttctttgaaaggGCAGGCATGGCCACTGACAAGGCGTTCACTTTTTCGCTTATTCAGTACTGTCTAGGTTTAGCAGGCACCCTTTGCTCCTGGGTAATATCTGGCCGTGTTGGGAGATGGACTATACTGACTTATGGTCTTGCATTTCAAATGGTTTGTCTATTTATCATTGGTGGAATGGGGTTTGCTTCTGGAAGCAATGCCAGTAACGGTGCCGGTGGTTTACTGTTGGCTTTATCGTTCTTCTACAACGCCGGTATCGGGGCTGTGGTTTACTGTATCGTTGCAGAGATTCCATCCGCAGAATTAAGGACCAAGACTATTGTGCTGGCCCGTATTTGCTACAATTTGATGGCCGTCATCAATGCCATTCTAACGCCATATATGCTTAATGTGAGCGACTGGAACTGGGGGGCCAAAACCGGTCTATATTGGGGCGGTTTCACTGCAGTCACTTTGGCTTGGGTCATCATTGATTTGCCTGAGACAACTGGTAGAACCTTTAGTGAAATTaatgaacttttcaatCAAGGTGTCCCTGCTAGAAAATTTGCGTCTACTGTAGTCGATCCTTTCGAGAGGAAAGAGTCTCAAATTGATCCGCAAGTTGATGGCGTTATTAACCAGTCCTCAAGCGCAATGCAGCATGGGCTAAACGAAGTCAACGAATTTTAA